The Vicinamibacterales bacterium sequence GATGTGCCCGGCCCGTCCACCTCCCCCGGAGGCTTCGCGTTGGGATCGGTCATGTGGAACGCGAAGGATTATGACACCGGACGCCATCGAACAGGTGCGCCAGAGTTATACCCGCCTGACCGCCGCCGAGCGGCAGCTGTCGGCGGGTTTCTACGACCGCTTGTTCACCGCCGCGCCGAATCTGCGCCGCCTGTTCCCCGAGAATCTCTCCACGCTGCAGGGGCATTTCGAAGCCGCGATCGCGCTGGTGATCCGCAACCTCAATGACATGGATGCCCTGAAGGAGCCGCTCCGCGACCTGGGCGCGCAGCACGTGCACTGGGGCGCGCGCCCCGAGGACTACCTCACCGCGCGTGACGCGCTGGTCGGCGCCATCGGCGCCTGCTCCCCCGACTGGAGCCCGGAGCTCGAATCCCACTGGCGCGACGCGATCACCGCAATCATCGTCCCGATGATCGAAGGGGCGGCGGTGTATCACGCGCTGGAAGCAGA is a genomic window containing:
- a CDS encoding globin domain-containing protein; this encodes MTPDAIEQVRQSYTRLTAAERQLSAGFYDRLFTAAPNLRRLFPENLSTLQGHFEAAIALVIRNLNDMDALKEPLRDLGAQHVHWGARPEDYLTARDALVGAIGACSPDWSPELESHWRDAITAIIVPMIEGAAVYHALEAERISAEL